ttgagtcttgtctgaattttcagtttggtgctcttcttcattttccatttcatttgtcataatgctgcaaaataatatttaattaggagcatttgttcataaaataggtcaaaatattgcatgaaataagcacaaaatgcgatcctatcaCATTGCTTCTATCaaacaaaattctaataaatcaGGTTGAATGAAGTTTGATGTGGCCCATAAAAAAAGTCCGCCCAAAAAAGCCGAAGCAGTTcgaaaagaagaaatgaatgcaGGACCCAGTTTAGGGAGGTCCAAACCCAAAAAACCCAATCCAGGTAGAGCTCCCACAAAGTTCGACAGATAGCCTCAAAAATGAATTTGCCAAAAGAATCCCAATCCGTTCAAATCTACGAGGGCCCCAATCCAAGAAGTGTCACATGCCCACAAAAAAGTTTAGGGAATTGAAATCTCCCAGCTAAAGTCAAAGTCTATCTCACATAAGTTGCATCCACGTAGGAACTCTGGAGACACACCTCATAAAATCGGATAAAGACCAACAATCCTCTTAGGGACACGTGGCTCCTTTAGAGAGAAATAATCTATAAACTCTAAAAGCACTTCTGATGGGAGAAGGGGTCTCCTAAACCATCTCCTTGGAAAATCCTGGAAGACATCTTTATCCCTAGAAGATGTCTTCATCCACAGTAAACTCTAACTGTCCTCTGAGAATCACAAGTCTGCAACCGCCAAAAGATAAACCTTACCCGAATTTGGAGGGGATCATCTGAGGATTCCACTGAATTTGAGGGGAATTTAGCATTACCTGACAACTTCGAGATCATGCTCTTCCAATTTGTGTCATTCTCTAACCAACTTAGAATTGCTTATAAATAAAGAGCTCtctcagagagagagagagagagagagagagaggacatgttttagatgtttttatactttgagCTTACatactataattttcaccttcAAGTTATTGCCTTAATTGAAAGAAACGTTGTATTTTCTTACTtaaaccttttttttatatcaatctCTCATTTATCAtgcaaaacaagaaataatattctCTTCATTACTTATttacacttttttattttttaacaacttattttattactttctaCTCCAAATGAACCGAACATTACTACTTTTTGCTCCTATAGgagttgaatttgaatttgagtttgagCTTAAACATAAGTATCATACATTGACGAgcttttatgaatatttttattttggtgtaACCAACGAGCTATTTTGATAATCTCCCTTCATGATAAGtattaacataaattattacaagaaaaacaaaagaaattaaaattgttgcTAACTTCACGTAATGCTTACTGAAAtcgaaatatattatacaaattataattcttcaCTCTCTATTCCTACTTGATTCCAGACTACTAGTAACCGaccttcatttcttttatttgaaacaaGGACATCCATTTTATTACTCTTTCAATTTTGACCACATGCCCCTTATAAATCACAGTCGCTCATCTCTCCTCCATTACTCGGTCCTCTTAGTTTCCACTTCTTCTGAGTCTTCTCTCTCATTCCCCTGCAACTATAAAGCGTCCTATTCCAAGAACGACATCGCATCGGGAGCCATGAACGGAATTGAGCTCGTGGCGAGCTGGTTTACGCCTACTGTTCTTTTCTGCGTTCTGAATCTAATGATCGGCACCATATTCATTACGTCCAGCCTCAAGCCTCCCAAGCAGCAAGAAAAGCTCGCCGGCCACGACTGCCGAGCAGTGCGACCCCGTCCACTACGCCGTCGAGGGTCATCAACAGCACAAGCAACAAGAAAAGATCGGAGGCCACGACGACGACGAACAGCCGCCGCAGCTCGTCCGGGTTCCGTCCTTCTTCGAACGGGTCAAGTCCATTAACCTCTCCAGGTACAGGGCCGAGCAGTCCGACCCGGTCCACCACGCCGTCCCAGCTCAAGAACAAGAGGCTCATCAGCAGGACCCTGAGTACGAAACTGAAGAGCCCCATCATGTGACGAGGAGCAAGTCTGATACGGCGACACAGGCATCGGCGACGGCGGCATTGAGGGTGTTGAAGAAGTGCGCGAGTGAGAAGGTGGGCAAGGGAGAGGAGGAGGTGGAGGAGGATCCACGGAGGCCGGCGACTACGAGGGAGAGGACGGCGGCGTCGGGCGGGGAAGATGAGGCGGTGGACGCGAAGGCGGATGATTTTATCAACAGGTTTAGGCAGCAGTTGAAGCTGCAGAGGCTGGACTCCATTTTGAGGTATAGGGAAATGCTGAACAGAGGGACGGGGAGGTGAAGAGGAGCAGGATGCAGGAACAGGGAGGGGAAACCCCCCTCGTTTGTAGTTGACGAAAATGCCCTCCGGGGTGTATTGGTCCTTTCACCTTCagggtacagtacaacattgcataaaataagatgtcatgcatttctttcacaaacatttttatttgtagCAAGTTCGTTATtgctgattttttattttttttattttaattttttggtatagTAAAATGCCGAAAATGCAATACCAAGTATGTTTATTAAACACATAGTGGTATTGCATACcgcattttatttaatatatacacatcatatatgtgaaatattttattaaatacatagataatattaagttatatagatctatatatataacaaatgcTAATGTGAAATGCAAAGATATTTcgcaataaaaaatcaaattgtttgagtacataattttatagtagAGATTGATGTTATCTGTAATTTAacaatcttaaaattatatttaaagatcTCACGGTgcggttttaatttttgaaagttattttcaaatatgttattggtgatttttattaaataattatataaattgatatttttaaaattaaaatcaatggTGCGTTTTTTGGTAGTTTCTGGTGATTTGcgatttcaatatt
The nucleotide sequence above comes from Sesamum indicum cultivar Zhongzhi No. 13 linkage group LG11, S_indicum_v1.0, whole genome shotgun sequence. Encoded proteins:
- the LOC105173623 gene encoding LOW QUALITY PROTEIN: uncharacterized protein LOC105173623 (The sequence of the model RefSeq protein was modified relative to this genomic sequence to represent the inferred CDS: deleted 1 base in 1 codon); this translates as MNGIELVASWFTPTVLFCVLNLMIGTIFITSSLKPPKQQEKLAGHDAEQCDPVHYAVEGHQQHKQQEKIGGHDDDEQPPQLVRVPSFFERVKSINLSRYRAEQSDPVHHAVPAQEQEAHQQDPEYETEEPHHVTRSKSDTATQASATAALRVLKKCASEKVGKGEEEVEEDPRRPATTRERTAASGGEDEAVDAKADDFINRFRQQLKLQRLDSILRYREMLNRGTGR